Proteins encoded together in one Cicer arietinum cultivar CDC Frontier isolate Library 1 chromosome 4, Cicar.CDCFrontier_v2.0, whole genome shotgun sequence window:
- the LOC140919975 gene encoding uncharacterized protein, which yields MVSQDHQQLSSAVICESILQMVTADPTISVSVLIAHIRSRYTYTTTYRKTWIAKQKAIERIYGNWEESYKELPRWILTFKHYLPGTVTDIEVGPFIEDGQRVPSKAVFHRLFWSFQPCIRGFDHCKPVVSVDGTWLYGKYRGTLLMAIAQDGNGHTLPIAYAIVEGETSYGWFFFLSRLQMFVTPQPNLCLISDRHESIKSAVRRVNSNWHHVFCVRHISQNFMRTFKNGLMKDLVTNMGYAMTQPSITYFRRQISDWSQDAVKWLDDIPKEQWLQAYDEGRRWGHMTTNLSECMNNVLKGTRNLPISSLVQATYYRVTAKFEERGTQAQAMMTSGLIYSNKIIENLNKERAMSNSHEVVIHNRAHSIFTVKELVRPPSGRPVGTFKVDLDKRWCDCGEFQALHYPCSHVIAACSFIHHDYMMYVSSKYTLQCIFDVYKEEFPAIPLQSYWPEYNGIELCHNPAMRRDPKGRPQSTRIHTEMDQREKNTHPKRCGLCRNEGHSKNKCPYRPDAPNRN from the exons ATGGTTTCACAAGATCACCAACAACTCTCTTCGGCTGTTATTTGTGAAAGCATCTTACAAATGGTAACAGCAGATCCCACAATATCAGTTTCAGTATTGATTGCACATATACGATCTCGGTACACATATACCACTACTTATAGAAAGACATGGATTGCAAAACAAAAGGCCATTGAGAGAATATACGGCAATTGGGAGGAATCATATAAAGAGCTTCCAAGGTGGATTCTTACTTTTAAACATTATCTTCCAGGTACTGTTACCGATATTGAAGTGGGACCCTTTATTGAGGATGGCCAACGAGTTCCTAGCAAAGCTGTCTTTCATCGTCTCTTTTGGAGTTTCCAACCATGTATCAGAGGGTTTGATCATTGTAAACCAGTTGTTTCAGTTGATGGAACATGGTTATATGGGAAGTATCGTGGGACCTTACTAATGGCAATCGCTCAAGATGGTAATGGTCATACCCTTCCTATAGCATACGCCATTGTTGAGGGTGAAACATCATATGGTTGGTTTTTCTTCCTCAGTCGTCTACAAATGTTTGTCACACCTCAACCCAACCTCTgcttgatttcagatagacatgAGTCGATTAAAAGTGCTGTTAGGCGTGTAAACAGCAATTGGCATCATGTCTTTTGCGTTCGACATATATCACAAAACTTCATGAGGACCTTCAAAAATGGGCTAATGAAAGATCTTGTAACCAACATGg GATACGCTATGACTCAACCAAGCATCACATACTTTAGAAGACAAATCAGTGATTGGAGTCAAGATGCAGTGAAATGGCTCGACGATATTCCAAAGGAGCAATGGCTACAAGCATATGATGAAGGTAGACGTTGGGGACACATGACAACTAACCTTTCTGAGTGCATGAACAATGTATTAAAGGGGACACGCAATCTTCCAATCAGTTCTTTAGTGCAAGCAACATACTATAGAGTGActgcaaaatttgaagaaagagGGACACAGGCCCAAGCAATGATGACATCAGGTTTGATTTACTCAAATAAAATCATTGAAAATCTTAACAAGGAACGAGCAATGTCAAATTCCCATGAAGTTGTTATTCACAATCGAGCTCATAGTATATTTACAGTTAAGGAGTTGGTTCGTCCACCAAGTGGTCGTCCTGTAGGGACATTCAAGGTAGACCTCGACAAAAGATGGTGCGATTGTGGTGAATTTCAAGCATTACATTATCCATGTTCACATGTCATTGCCGCTTGTTCGTTTATTCACCATGACTACATGATGTATGTGTCTTCTAAGTATACATTGCAATGTATCTTTGACGTTTACAAAGAAGAGTTCCCAGCAATTCCTCTTCAATCATATTGGCCAGAATACAATGGAATAGAGTTATGCCACAATCCAGCCATGAGAAGAGATCCAAAAGGTCGTCCACAGTCTACTCGTATTCATACTGAAATGGATCAACGAGAGAAAAACACACACCCCAAGAGATGTGGTTTGTGTCGGAACGAGGGACATAGCAAGAATAAATGCCCTTATCGTCCTGATGCTCCTAATAGAAATTAG